One window of the Rubrobacter aplysinae genome contains the following:
- a CDS encoding alpha/beta fold hydrolase, whose translation MPYTEHVPEGGGTGYGGSKDPLVLLHAFPLHGGMWEPQLEALAESRRVILPDYPGFGRAASEPVPAVPEMGYYAEALRELLDRLGLERVVLGGISMGGYVAFAALRGFPERISGLILADTNAAPDTEEARRGRNETAALIAESGVGILPGLLTERLLSEHTRRESPQTVERVQQMMLDSSPDGVVAALGALRERPDSTPLLGEIRVPTLVVGGEEDALSPPETMAGMADAIPDSRHVVLSEAGHLSNLESPGKFSAALSGFLEET comes from the coding sequence ATGCCCTATACGGAACACGTCCCAGAAGGCGGGGGCACCGGATACGGAGGCTCCAAAGACCCGCTCGTCCTGCTGCACGCTTTCCCGCTGCACGGCGGGATGTGGGAGCCTCAGCTAGAGGCGCTAGCGGAGTCGCGGCGTGTGATCCTGCCGGACTACCCGGGCTTCGGCCGGGCCGCCTCCGAGCCGGTCCCGGCGGTGCCGGAGATGGGCTACTACGCCGAGGCCCTGCGGGAGCTGCTCGACCGTCTGGGTCTGGAGCGGGTCGTGCTCGGCGGCATCTCGATGGGCGGCTACGTGGCCTTCGCCGCGCTGCGCGGCTTCCCCGAGCGGATCTCCGGCCTCATCCTCGCCGACACCAACGCCGCCCCGGACACCGAGGAGGCCCGCCGGGGCCGCAACGAGACCGCCGCACTCATAGCCGAGAGCGGGGTCGGGATACTACCGGGCCTGCTCACCGAGCGGCTGCTCTCGGAGCACACCCGCCGCGAGAGCCCACAGACCGTCGAGCGGGTTCAGCAGATGATGCTGGATAGCTCCCCCGACGGGGTGGTCGCCGCGCTCGGGGCCCTGCGCGAGCGCCCGGACTCCACGCCGCTGCTCGGGGAGATACGCGTGCCCACCCTCGTCGTCGGGGGCGAGGAAGACGCCCTCTCCCCTCCGGAGACGATGGCCGGCATGGCCGACGCGATACCGGACTCCCGCCACGTCGTGCTCTCCGAGGCCGGTCACCTCTCCAACCTGGAGTCCCCCGGGAAGTTCAGCGCCGCGCTCTCGGGGTTCTTGGAAGAGACGTAA